The DNA window TAAACAACGACGGGTCTTTGGACCTACTCGCTTCCAGCATCAGCAACGGGGCGGTCAGTGTGCGGCTCAACAACGGATTTGGCACGTTTGCCAGCAGTGGGCAGCAGCTCAGCGTAGCAACCATGCAGGAAGGGCTGCTGCTTGGCGACGTCGATGCCGATGGTGACTTGGACCTGGCCGCCGTCAACTCCGGCAGTACCGTAACGATACTGCTCAACGACGGACAAGGCACGTTCAGCGTGAGTAGCTACGTTAACCTAGGTTCCTATTCCGTGTTCGGGAAATTCGGTGATGTAGACGGCGACGGCGACTTGGATTTGCTTGCTGGCGGCCCACCCAACTCCGTGAGCGTGCGGCTCAATGATGGGCATGGCAACTTCAGTGGCGAGGAAGCCGTCATCGTAACCGACAATCCGCGGACGTTAGCCGTGGGGGACCTCGACAGTGATGGTACTCTGGACTTTATCACGGCGGCATCGCCGAGCACGAGCAATGGTTCGGCCAGTGTGCGCCTCAATTCCCGCACGGAGCCGTTGGTGGTCTACAAAATCAAGGCGGGCGGCGGGCGCGTGGAATCTACGCGCGGTTCCTTTTTGGCCGATCAGTACTTCTCGCCGCAGCCCGGCAACACATTCGCCACCAATGCCTCTATTGAAGGCACCATCGACGATGCCCTCTACCAAACCGAACGCTACGGCCAAGACGCAGTTTTCTCTTACGCGCTGCCTTTGCCCAACAACCAGTACATGGTCACGCTGCACTTTGCGGAAATCTACTGGGACACGCCTGGTCAGCGCCTCTTCGACGTGACAGCCGAGGGCACGAAGGTGCTCGACGACTATGACATTCTGCGGAAAGTAGCGCCCAACACGGCCACTACCGAAACCTTCCTCGTCACCGTCACGGACGGTGAACTCAACCTCGACTTCAGTGCCCTCGCCGCCGATGGCGGCATCGACAATCCTAAGTTGGCGGCTTTAGAAGTGACAGTTCCTCCGCCGGGCGCCATCGCCAAAGCGTCTTCTAAAATTGGTAAGCCAACGAAAGTTGCATCCGCCTTATTGGAAGCGTACCCTAATCCCTTCACTACGCGCACCAACC is part of the Hymenobacter volaticus genome and encodes:
- a CDS encoding FG-GAP-like repeat-containing protein; its protein translation is MNSRLGLLSNKYFRAGETAYATVTTGVQNRDLQNLAKPFVFQFNIATAPSSAVFRSRPDVPLGNLYGITVGDVDGDSDLDLLAANQVTTGTTSTVSVRLNAGDGTFTVGQEVSGTGTGNVLLGDLNGDGTLDMITSDGVRLNYGGLFGNREAAGLGGRTLGDIDGDGDLDLLTEGVTTNSPTGSPVVRVRLNDGNARFSEGQLVPVAANSANVVLGDVNNDGSLDLLASSISNGAVSVRLNNGFGTFASSGQQLSVATMQEGLLLGDVDADGDLDLAAVNSGSTVTILLNDGQGTFSVSSYVNLGSYSVFGKFGDVDGDGDLDLLAGGPPNSVSVRLNDGHGNFSGEEAVIVTDNPRTLAVGDLDSDGTLDFITAASPSTSNGSASVRLNSRTEPLVVYKIKAGGGRVESTRGSFLADQYFSPQPGNTFATNASIEGTIDDALYQTERYGQDAVFSYALPLPNNQYMVTLHFAEIYWDTPGQRLFDVTAEGTKVLDDYDILRKVAPNTATTETFLVTVTDGELNLDFSALAADGGIDNPKLAALEVTVPPPGAIAKASSKIGKPTKVASALLEAYPNPFTTRTNLHWRTAETGYARLEVYNLFGKLLATPFEGTVEAGHDYKQLLAAKGLQPGTYICRLQLNGKSYTQRLVVSQ